In the genome of Kozakia baliensis, the window AGTTGGACCGGAAGCGATCCATCGCCGCAAACGACAAGGCAGTGATCGCGGCCTCGGCGACCACCACGCGCGACACAGGTTGGCCCGGGTCGGCTTCCATCCGAAACAGCCGCTTACCGCCGCCTCCGCTCGAAAATCCCCGATAGTCCGGTCCCCGCATTTCCATCCCGGTGACGTTTCCTCCGTCGTCGTGATGGGCGAACCAGGCGGTGCCCTTCGGTCCCTCGCGCAGCAGGTTCTGCCGGTTCGCGAGATCGAGGATCTCGGGCGTCAGCTTCCGCGTCTCGGTCAGGTAGCGCCACGCTTCCGAGCCGGGCTGGGGCGCCGCGCGGTGCGACCACATCCAGGACGGATCGCGTTGGACCTCCGGGCGGGGCGTTTCCTTCGTGCGTTCCCGCACCTCGTAGGTCGGTTGCATCCCGATCATGTCGCGCAACTCGCGGCGCACATGGCCGAGATTCATGTCCGGATGCAGGAACTGCATTAGCTTGATCACGTCGCCTTTGCTGGTGCTATCGCTGGGCGACCACCAACCTTTACCTTCGTGGTTGACGATGACGATCTCGCCCTCGCCGCGCCGGAACTTCAGGTTGCGCGCGCTGCGCTGGGCGGTCGCCGCGCGATCGAGGCGAAAACCTTCTTTTTCGAGCACTGTGCTGCAATTCACGCTGTCGCGGAATTCCTGCAATTCCTCGCGCTGGGCTTCCGGAGAAGAACGATAGGCCATGCGTCTGGGCTCCCGTCGTGTGGATCGGAGCGGTGCGCCGGTTTCTTTCCGCAAGCCCTGTGTCATGTGACCGAAGGGTGCGGCAGAGACGATAGCCCCGCTTTGTTGCGACGAGAGTCGGCCTTCAACATGCGACGGTACAGAAAATCTCGCGTCCGATGGCACTTTTTTGCCCGACGGAGCCAGAGGCGGCGCGCTCATGACACGCTCGGCAGATGGCGGGCGTCGAGCAGCTTTTCGCGGGCGCGACTGCGCGCATCGGCAGCCGAGCGCCGGATG includes:
- a CDS encoding DUF3991 and TOPRIM domain-containing protein, producing MAYRSSPEAQREELQEFRDSVNCSTVLEKEGFRLDRAATAQRSARNLKFRRGEGEIVIVNHEGKGWWSPSDSTSKGDVIKLMQFLHPDMNLGHVRRELRDMIGMQPTYEVRERTKETPRPEVQRDPSWMWSHRAAPQPGSEAWRYLTETRKLTPEILDLANRQNLLREGPKGTAWFAHHDDGGNVTGMEMRGPDYRGFSSGGGGKRLFRMEADPGQPVSRVVVAEAAITALSFAAMDRFRSNSLYLSTAGGMSPESLAEMKQLLARVAQHPEARLIIAVDNDHQGDRNAEKFKALADEAGLWSGRLSPKAAGQDWNDVLRARGEKEPTPTRPFSVVADTTATPAALQAHDGTAGWIDRMEARRLVPRAGGAPTVPRQNETGPTRNATPGM